One segment of Solanum stenotomum isolate F172 chromosome 1, ASM1918654v1, whole genome shotgun sequence DNA contains the following:
- the LOC125877217 gene encoding pentatricopeptide repeat-containing protein At3g62890-like, which yields MIMMLKIILQPLYQNSFPPSTYAPIFQFLIGKNFVKLGQQVHAHMAVRGVFPNGLVAAKMVAMYASSGEIDAASRIFDNATEHSSLLYNAMIRALTLYGITKRTIEIFFQMHSLGFRGDNFTFPFVFKSCADLCDVWCGKCVHSLIFRSGFVFDMYVGTSLIDMYVKCGDLIDARKLFDEMPVRDVSTWNVLIAGYMKDGLFKDAEELFEEMPIRNIVSWTAMISGYAQNGLADESLQLFDKMLDRDSEVRPNWVTVMSVLPACAHSAALDRGRKIHSFARETGLEKNPSVQTALIAMYAKCGSLVDARSCFDQIDPREKKLVAWNTMITAYASHGCGREAVSTFEDMLRDGIQPDKITFTGLLSGCSHSGLVDVGLRYFDCMSSVYFVEKGHDHYACVVDLLGRAGRLVEAYNLISQMPMAAGPSIWGSLLAAGRSHRNLEIAELAAKKLFILEPDNSGNYVVLSNMYAEAGMWEEVNHLRIQLKSQRIMKSPGCSWIEFDGEAHLFLGGDTSHPQAEQIYMFLEALPAKIKAAGYMPDTTFALHDVSEEEKEQNLSSHSERLAIAFGILNTSPGTVLRVTKNLRICGDCHTAIKLISKIYEREIIVRDVNRFHHFKDGSCSCRDYW from the coding sequence ATGATAATGATGttgaaaatcattttgcaaccattgtaccaaaactcatTCCCGCCATCTACATACGCACCCATTTTCCAATTCTTGATTGGCAAGAATTTTGTTAAACTTGGCCAACAAGTTCATGCTCACATGGCCGTTCGAGGGGTTTTCCCCAATGGATTAGTCGCTGCCAAAATGGTAGCCATGTATGCCAGCTCCGGTGAAATCGACGCTGCCTCACGTATTTTCGATAATGCCACTGAACACTCTTCGCTTCTGTACAATGCCATGATTCGAGCACTCACCCTTTATGGGATTACCAAAAGAACAATAGAGATTTTCTTCCAAATGCATTCATTAGGCTTCCGTGGTGACAATTTTACCTTTCCCTTTGTTTTCAAGTCGTGTGCTGATTTGTGTGATGTTTGGTGCGGGAAGTGCGTTCATAGCTTGATTTTCAGGTCTGGATTTGTGTTTGATATGTATGTAGGCACTTCTTTGATTGATATGTATGTGAAGTGTGGTGATTTGATTGACGCTCGTAAACTGTTTGATGAAATGCCGGTGAGAGATGTGTCGACTTGGAATGTATTGATTGCTGGGTACATGAAGGATGGGTTATTCAAAGATGCTGAGGAATTGTTTGAGGAAATGCCAATTAGGAATATAGTGTCGTGGACAGCTATGATTTCTGGATATGCTCAGAATGGTTTAGCTGATGAGTCGTTGCAATTGTTCGATAAAATGTTGGATCGTGACTCGGAGGTGAGGCCTAATTGGGTGACGGTTATGAGTGTTTTACCTGCTTGCGCGCACTCGGCTGCACTAGATCGTGGGAGGAAGATACATAGTTTCGCTAGAGAGACGGGATTGGAGAAGAATCCTTCGGTGCAGACAGCTCTTATAGCCATGTATGCTAAATGTGGAAGCTTAGTTGATGCTCGTTCGTGTTTCGATCAGATAGACCCAAGGGAGAAGAAATTGGTTGCTTGGAATACAATGATTACTGCTTACGCATCCCATGGTTGTGGGCGGGAAGCTGTTTCAACGTTTGAGGATATGTTACGAGATGGTATACAGCCTGATAAAATCACATTTACAGGTTTGTTATCAGGTTGTAGCCACTCAGGTCTTGTGGATGTTGGACTGAGATATTTCGATTGTATGAGTTCGGTTTACTTTGTGGAGAAGGGACATGACCATTATGCTTGTGTGGTTGATCTTCTTGGTCGTGCTGGACGATTAGTGGAAGCATATAACCTCATTTCTCAAATGCCAATGGCAGCAGGACCAAGCATTTGGGGTTCCTTATTAGCAGCTGGTCGAAGCCATCGCAACTTAGAAATTGCAGAATTAGCAGCTAAAAAGTTATTTATCTTGGAACCAGACAACAGTGGGAATTATGTTGTGCTCTCTAATATGTATGCAGAAGCTGGAATGTGGGAGGAGGTGAATCACTTAAGGATCCAACTGAAATCACAACGTATTATGAAGAGTCCTGGATGTAGTTGGATTGAATTTGACGGGGAGGCCCATTTGTTCCTTGGAGGAGATACATCTCATCCACAGGCAGAGCAAATATACATGTTTCTGGAGGCACTGCCCGCCAAGATAAAAGCAGCTGGTTACATGCCAGATACTACTTTCGCTTTGCATGAtgtgagtgaagaggagaaagagcaaaACCTAAGTAGTCATAGTGAGAGGTTGGCAATTGCCTTTGGCATTCTTAATACAAGCCCGGGTACAGTTCTCCGAGTGACAAAGAACCTTAGAATCTGTGGGGACTGTCATACTGCTATAAAACTTATCTCTAAGATATATGAAAGAGAGATCATTGTAAGGGATGTGAACCGGTTTCATCATTTCAAAGATGGTTCTTGTTCCTGCAGAGACTACTGGTGA